The following proteins come from a genomic window of Helicobacteraceae bacterium:
- the aroF gene encoding 3-deoxy-7-phosphoheptulonate synthase, with translation MIIVMKNGVSAEQIDEVVKHIKLWGAQAHVDRGETQTVIGVIGDKAEILRKPWSSFSGVEKTLEVSDPFKKASRKFHPSDSVFEIAGEKIGGGSTYVIAGPCSVDTEEYVVATAKAVKAAGAQALRGGAFKPRTSPYTFQGSGEDGLKILQTAKQETGLPIVTEAMSVDQVDLIYKYADVIQIGARNAQNFNLLKAVGKMGKPVILKNGIATTAKEHLMSAEYIMSEGLKEVILCLRGTRSYETAFRNSLDVALIPYLQELSHLPVIVDSSHSTGVRSYVSAVAYAGMAAGADGLILEVHPNPCEALSDGEQALLPSDFDFLMKKLGDLKAWSQKEWKKSANQNLK, from the coding sequence AACGCAGACGGTTATCGGCGTTATAGGCGATAAAGCCGAGATATTAAGAAAGCCGTGGTCTAGCTTTAGCGGCGTGGAAAAGACGTTAGAGGTCAGCGATCCGTTCAAAAAGGCGAGCCGCAAATTTCACCCAAGCGATTCCGTATTCGAGATCGCGGGCGAGAAAATCGGCGGCGGCTCTACATATGTGATCGCCGGTCCGTGTTCGGTCGATACGGAGGAGTATGTGGTCGCCACGGCAAAGGCGGTTAAAGCGGCGGGCGCGCAGGCGCTTCGCGGAGGCGCGTTCAAGCCGCGCACCAGCCCCTATACTTTTCAGGGAAGCGGCGAGGACGGGCTAAAAATCCTGCAAACCGCCAAACAGGAGACGGGGCTACCGATCGTAACGGAGGCGATGAGCGTCGATCAGGTCGATCTTATCTATAAATACGCCGACGTAATCCAGATCGGCGCGAGAAACGCTCAAAACTTCAACTTGCTTAAAGCGGTTGGCAAAATGGGCAAGCCCGTTATCCTTAAAAACGGCATAGCCACCACCGCTAAAGAGCATTTGATGAGCGCCGAATATATTATGAGCGAGGGGTTAAAAGAGGTTATTTTATGCTTGCGCGGCACGCGAAGCTACGAAACGGCTTTTAGAAACTCGCTCGACGTAGCGTTAATTCCATATCTGCAAGAACTTTCTCATCTGCCCGTAATCGTCGATAGTTCGCACTCTACCGGCGTTAGGTCGTATGTAAGCGCGGTGGCATACGCCGGCATGGCGGCGGGCGCGGACGGACTAATTTTAGAGGTTCACCCAAACCCGTGCGAAGCCTTGAGCGACGGCGAGCAGGCTCTGTTGCCTAGCGATTTTGATTTTCTAATGAAAAAACTAGGCGATCTAAAGGCGTGGTCGCAAAAAGAGTGGAAAAAGTCGGCTAACCAAAACTTGAAATAA